A portion of the Quercus lobata isolate SW786 unplaced genomic scaffold, ValleyOak3.0 Primary Assembly Scq3eQI_1902, whole genome shotgun sequence genome contains these proteins:
- the LOC115972897 gene encoding 40S ribosomal protein S9-2-like translates to MVHVAFYRNYGKTFKKPRHPYEKKRLDAELKLVGEYGLRCKRELWRVQYALSQIHNNARMLLTLDEKNQRRIFEGEALLRRMNRYGLLDESQNKLNYVLALTVENFLEQRLQTLVFKSGMAKSIHHARVLIRQKHIRVRRQVVNIPSFMVRVDSHKHIDFSLNSPFGGGRPGRVKHKNQKAAAKKAAGGDGGDKDKEE, encoded by the coding sequence ATGGTCCACGTTGCCTTTTACCGAAACTATGGGAAAACCTTTAAGAAGCCAAGACATCCCTACGAGAAGAAGCGTCTGGATGCGGAGTTGAAGCTGGTGGGAGAGTATGGGCTGAGGTGTAAGAGAGAGCTGTGGAGAGTACAGTATGCTCTGAGTCAAATTCATAACAATGCTAGAATGCTTTTGACCCTAGATGAGAAGAACCAACGCCGTATTTTTGAGGGTGAAGCCCTTCTGAGGAGGATGAACAGGTATGGGTTACTAGACGAGAGCCAGAACAAGCTCAATTATGTGTTGGCACTCACTGTCGAGAACTTTCTGGAGCAACGTTTACAGACCCTGGTGTTCAAGTCTGGTATGGCCAAGTCCATTCACCACGCTAGAGTGCTTATCAGGCAGAAGCATATAAGGGTCAGGAGACAGGTGGTCAATATTCCCTCATTTATGGTTAGGGTGGACTCACATAAGCACATTGATTTTTCATTGAATAGTCCTTTCGGTGGTGGACGCCCTGGGAGAGTGAAGCACAAGAACCAAAAGGCAGCTGCTAAGAAGGCTGCTGGTGGAGATGGAGGAGACAAGGATAAGGAAGAGTAA